From the Micromonospora sediminicola genome, one window contains:
- a CDS encoding lyase family protein — translation MTPQHVSVDTGRIRAALSRKAQRLYYGRPDDAADRDALRLIGRVDRAHLVMLAEQRIIPRRRAARLLRTVAEIEADDFAPVLARPRPRGLYLAYEQAVTERCGPEIGGLLHTGRSRNDLNATTTLLTLRRSGLDLAAEGCRLLTALLRAAERHLDAVMPIHTHYQPAMPITYGYYLTGVALALHRELDRVVHTVRSIRRCPLGAHAVAGTDLELDTTRTATLLGFDYGPVHAVDAIASRDTALDAVGVAAGLVVTVSRLGTDLQLWSSADLAYVDFPDWLVGSSSAMPQKRNAFLLEYLKARPSRVVGAWVAAITATKAAPFTNSIEVGTEAMAPVDPALRTSRDVLALAALVVAGARPRPEVAGAAAARGFVDATALANDLVRRGVPFREAHERIGAAVLRAVDGDGEWPPAEFDKIDLGVAADRARYGGGPGSRRQSLAAAWRLRHGLRRDLDALRTAERHALDELRRATEAVCDA, via the coding sequence ATGACACCGCAGCACGTCTCCGTCGACACCGGACGGATCAGGGCCGCTCTCTCCCGCAAGGCGCAGCGGCTGTACTACGGCCGGCCCGACGACGCCGCCGACCGGGACGCGCTGCGACTGATCGGCCGGGTCGACAGAGCTCACCTGGTGATGCTGGCCGAGCAGCGGATCATCCCGCGTCGCCGCGCGGCCCGGCTGCTACGCACGGTGGCCGAGATCGAGGCGGACGACTTCGCGCCGGTGCTGGCCCGGCCCCGGCCCCGGGGGCTGTACCTCGCGTACGAGCAGGCCGTCACCGAGCGGTGCGGCCCCGAGATCGGCGGCCTGCTGCACACCGGCCGCTCCCGCAACGATCTGAACGCGACGACCACCCTGCTCACCCTGCGGCGATCCGGTCTCGACCTGGCCGCCGAGGGGTGCCGGTTGCTCACCGCGTTGCTCCGCGCCGCCGAACGGCACCTCGACGCGGTGATGCCGATCCACACGCACTACCAGCCCGCGATGCCGATCACCTACGGCTACTACCTGACCGGGGTGGCGTTGGCCCTGCACCGCGAGCTGGACCGGGTGGTGCACACGGTCCGGTCCATCCGGCGGTGCCCGTTGGGCGCCCACGCGGTGGCCGGCACCGACCTGGAGCTGGACACCACCCGGACGGCGACGCTCCTCGGCTTCGACTACGGTCCGGTGCACGCGGTCGACGCCATCGCCTCGCGGGACACCGCTCTGGACGCCGTCGGAGTCGCCGCCGGCCTCGTCGTGACGGTGTCCCGCCTCGGCACCGACCTCCAGCTCTGGAGCAGCGCCGACCTGGCGTACGTCGACTTTCCCGACTGGCTGGTCGGCAGCTCGTCCGCCATGCCGCAGAAGCGCAACGCCTTCCTGCTGGAGTATCTGAAGGCACGCCCCAGCCGGGTGGTGGGAGCCTGGGTGGCCGCGATCACGGCGACGAAGGCCGCCCCCTTCACGAACTCGATCGAGGTGGGCACCGAGGCGATGGCACCGGTGGACCCAGCCCTGCGCACCAGCCGGGACGTGCTGGCCCTGGCGGCGCTCGTGGTGGCCGGCGCGCGGCCCCGGCCGGAGGTGGCCGGCGCCGCCGCCGCACGTGGCTTCGTCGACGCCACCGCCCTGGCCAACGACCTGGTTCGCCGGGGGGTGCCGTTCCGCGAGGCCCACGAACGCATCGGCGCGGCGGTTCTGCGCGCTGTCGACGGCGACGGTGAGTGGCCCCCGGCCGAGTTCGACAAGATCGACCTGGGCGTCGCCGCCGACCGCGCCCGGTACGGGGGCGGACCGGGGAGCCGGCGGCAGTCCCTGGCCGCCGCGTGGCGGTTACGGCACGGCCTGCGCCGGGACCTGGACGCGCTGCGGACCGCCGAGCGGCACGCGCTGGACGAGCTCCGGCGGGCCACCGAGGCGGTGTGCGATGCGTGA
- a CDS encoding ATP-grasp domain-containing protein codes for MREAMVFVESNTTGTGRIFAERARDLGLVPHLLTADASRYPYLAELDVVGHDCETGSLPAVVAACRSLARTHRVVGVTTSSELYVATAAGAARALDLPGEDPALLAAARSKAVQRQRFAACGVPSPDFRSATSPAEAVAGAERLGLPVVVKPISRSGSIGVRRCDSSEQVAAHTATLLATTADERGRPLQASVLVESYLAGPEFSVEVLDGEVRAVVTKHLDQSRGFLEVGHDVPADVDARTGARLADAALAALAALGLRWGAAHVELRLVDGRPFVVEVNPRLAGGMIPQALLAATGEDLVAELVATAAGRRTVRHPPGRAYASIRFVVPAHDGEVTAVPDPAAALALPGVVTAAVTARPGRAIVRQGTFLDRLGHVIATGRTRREAAERAERAVRELRIDVAPAGDRRPSADSGGGRP; via the coding sequence ATGCGTGAGGCGATGGTCTTCGTGGAGAGCAACACCACCGGCACCGGCCGGATCTTCGCCGAACGCGCCCGCGACCTGGGCCTGGTTCCGCACCTGCTCACCGCCGACGCCAGCCGCTACCCCTACCTGGCGGAGCTGGACGTCGTCGGCCACGACTGCGAGACCGGATCGCTCCCGGCTGTGGTCGCCGCGTGCCGGTCTCTGGCCCGGACGCACCGCGTCGTGGGCGTGACCACCAGCTCGGAGCTGTACGTCGCCACCGCGGCCGGCGCCGCCCGCGCCCTGGACCTGCCCGGCGAAGACCCGGCGCTGCTCGCCGCCGCGCGGAGCAAGGCCGTCCAACGGCAACGCTTCGCCGCCTGCGGCGTCCCCTCCCCCGACTTCCGGTCGGCCACCTCCCCGGCAGAGGCGGTGGCGGGCGCCGAGCGGCTGGGGCTCCCGGTCGTGGTCAAGCCGATCAGCCGGTCGGGTTCCATCGGTGTCCGCCGCTGTGACAGCAGCGAGCAGGTGGCCGCGCACACGGCGACGTTGCTCGCCACCACGGCCGACGAGCGGGGTCGTCCGCTGCAGGCCAGCGTCCTCGTCGAGTCGTACCTGGCCGGTCCGGAGTTCTCGGTCGAGGTGCTGGACGGCGAGGTGCGCGCGGTGGTGACCAAGCACCTCGACCAGTCCCGGGGGTTCCTGGAGGTGGGCCATGACGTTCCGGCCGACGTCGACGCCCGCACCGGCGCGCGGCTGGCCGACGCCGCGCTCGCCGCGCTCGCCGCATTGGGACTGCGCTGGGGCGCGGCCCACGTCGAGCTGCGCCTGGTGGACGGCCGGCCGTTCGTGGTGGAGGTGAACCCCCGGCTGGCCGGGGGCATGATTCCACAGGCGCTGCTCGCCGCCACCGGCGAGGACCTGGTCGCCGAGCTGGTCGCGACGGCGGCGGGCAGGAGAACAGTTCGCCACCCGCCGGGGCGGGCGTACGCCAGCATCAGGTTCGTGGTGCCCGCCCACGACGGCGAGGTCACGGCGGTGCCCGACCCGGCGGCGGCGCTCGCGTTGCCGGGTGTGGTGACGGCGGCGGTCACCGCCCGCCCCGGACGGGCGATCGTCCGTCAGGGCACGTTCCTCGACCGGCTGGGTCATGTGATCGCCACCGGGCGGACCCGGCGGGAGGCGGCCGAGCGGGCGGAGCGAGCGGTGCGGGAACTGCGGATCGACGTCGCCCCGGCCGGCGACCGTCGGCCGTCGGCCGACAGCGGAGGGGGAAGACCATGA
- a CDS encoding TauD/TfdA family dioxygenase, with product MTDQIGVNSLPELSLAEVLTHAGGPDPVPALLEPAGAVLVRDAGVAGAPALAALAGRLGLRAVDQTEPFAARRDLGDGVWSQPAWPATAPMCMHHELGWQREPPPYLLVSCLRAPATGGRTGVADGRAVLPLLPDALVRRAARHGWILVRRYAAGLIGMSWQEAFPDMDVAAVEAYAAGEGIDLSWGPDHLLTRRTRPALRRTGQDGVLAWSNLLAFCSEWTMDPAVRTYLITALGRAGLPFETSFGDGSPFTAADVEAVNAAYDRVSAHVTWRAGDVLVLDNIRAAHSSEPFTGSREMAVLHAAPAVPR from the coding sequence ATGACCGACCAGATCGGCGTCAACTCGCTGCCGGAGTTGTCGCTCGCCGAGGTGCTGACGCACGCGGGCGGCCCCGACCCGGTTCCCGCGCTGCTCGAGCCGGCCGGTGCGGTGCTGGTACGCGACGCGGGCGTGGCCGGCGCTCCCGCGCTGGCCGCGCTGGCCGGCCGGCTCGGACTGAGGGCGGTGGACCAGACCGAGCCGTTCGCCGCCCGGCGGGACCTGGGCGACGGCGTGTGGTCCCAACCCGCGTGGCCGGCCACCGCGCCGATGTGCATGCACCACGAGCTGGGCTGGCAGCGCGAGCCGCCGCCCTATCTGCTGGTCAGCTGCCTGCGGGCCCCGGCGACGGGTGGGCGCACCGGGGTGGCCGACGGGCGGGCGGTGCTGCCCCTGCTGCCGGACGCGCTGGTGCGGCGGGCCGCGCGGCACGGCTGGATCCTGGTACGCCGTTACGCCGCGGGCCTGATCGGAATGTCCTGGCAGGAGGCGTTCCCGGACATGGACGTCGCCGCGGTGGAGGCCTACGCGGCCGGCGAGGGCATCGACCTCAGCTGGGGGCCGGACCACCTGCTCACCCGGCGGACCCGTCCCGCGCTCCGCAGGACCGGGCAGGACGGCGTCCTCGCCTGGTCCAACCTGCTCGCCTTCTGCAGCGAGTGGACGATGGACCCCGCGGTGCGGACGTACCTGATCACGGCTCTCGGCCGGGCCGGTCTTCCCTTCGAGACCTCCTTCGGGGACGGATCACCGTTCACCGCCGCCGACGTCGAGGCGGTCAACGCCGCGTACGACCGGGTCAGCGCCCACGTCACCTGGCGGGCGGGGGACGTCCTGGTGCTGGACAACATCCGCGCGGCGCACAGTTCGGAGCCGTTCACCGGTTCCCGCGAGATGGCGGTCC
- a CDS encoding pyridoxal-phosphate dependent enzyme, which translates to MERVSVAARTPVTQPEDRADAVYTRDGGPTVDAVTVDLAPHLVPLGPNLWGASFRLMKMLPAHHILTTAVATGEIGPDTRIVESTSGTFGLALAMKAALIGRPLTLVTDPAMDQRLCRRVADLGATVEMCATPSALGEFQTVRLARLAAVRDADPDTFWPRQYDNPLNPDSYGLVADHLVARLGGVDALIGPVGSGGSMCGTALGLRARGCPTVAIAVDTPGSVLFGQPDRARELRGLGNSVLPGNLDHTVFDEVHWCPAAVAYRETRRLHRRHALFHGPTSGAAMAVARWWSARNPRARTVVMLPDQGDRYLDTVYDDGWLAAAPARQVSGDPEPREVGRPEADPGWTWLRWGRRPLADLRDEQVRG; encoded by the coding sequence GTGGAACGGGTCAGCGTGGCCGCGCGTACGCCTGTCACCCAGCCGGAGGATCGAGCCGACGCGGTGTACACCCGCGACGGCGGGCCTACCGTCGACGCGGTCACCGTCGACCTCGCGCCGCACCTGGTGCCGCTAGGCCCCAACCTGTGGGGCGCCTCGTTCCGGTTGATGAAGATGCTGCCGGCGCACCACATCCTGACCACCGCCGTCGCCACTGGCGAGATCGGTCCGGACACCCGGATCGTGGAGTCCACGAGCGGCACCTTCGGGCTCGCGCTGGCGATGAAGGCCGCACTGATCGGACGCCCGCTCACGCTGGTCACCGACCCGGCGATGGATCAGCGGCTGTGTCGCCGGGTGGCGGATCTCGGGGCCACCGTGGAGATGTGCGCCACGCCCTCCGCGCTGGGTGAGTTCCAGACGGTACGGCTGGCGCGGCTGGCCGCCGTCCGCGATGCCGATCCCGACACGTTCTGGCCCCGGCAGTACGACAACCCGCTGAACCCGGACTCCTACGGTCTGGTCGCCGACCATCTCGTGGCCCGCCTCGGCGGTGTCGACGCGCTGATCGGACCGGTCGGCTCGGGCGGCTCGATGTGCGGCACGGCGCTCGGCCTACGGGCCCGCGGCTGCCCGACCGTGGCGATCGCGGTGGACACCCCCGGCAGCGTCCTGTTCGGTCAACCCGACCGGGCGCGGGAGCTGCGCGGGCTCGGCAACAGCGTGCTTCCGGGCAACCTCGACCACACGGTCTTCGACGAGGTGCACTGGTGCCCGGCGGCCGTCGCGTACCGGGAGACCCGCCGCCTGCACCGTCGACACGCCCTGTTCCACGGCCCGACGTCCGGGGCGGCGATGGCGGTCGCCCGCTGGTGGTCGGCCCGCAACCCGCGGGCCCGCACCGTGGTCATGCTGCCGGACCAGGGCGACCGCTATCTCGACACCGTCTACGACGACGGCTGGCTCGCCGCCGCGCCGGCCCGCCAGGTGTCCGGGGATCCCGAACCGCGCGAGGTCGGCCGGCCCGAAGCCGACCCCGGCTGGACGTGGCTGCGCTGGGGCCGACGCCCTCTGGCCGACCTGCGCGACGAGCAGGTGCGGGGATGA